A genomic segment from Actinomyces lilanjuaniae encodes:
- the purM gene encoding phosphoribosylformylglycinamidine cyclo-ligase — translation MTDDPNRSDGPYPGATYAAAGVDTAAGDQAVALMRASVAATMNPAVVGGVGGFAGLVDVTDLRDYRRPLLATSTDGVGTKVAVAQALGIHDTIGQDLVGMVVDDIVVVGARPLLMTDYIACGHVVPERVADIVRGVAQACAAVDTPLLGGETAEHPGLMRPDEYDLAGAATGVVEADRLLGADRVSAGDVLVAMGSSGLHSNGYSLVRHVVARAGWGLERHVPELGRTLGEELLEPTRLYARVCLAMLDTLSSAAAPPTIHALSHVTGGGLAANLARVLPPGLVAQVDRSSWLLPPVFSVVRSLGQVPWEDLEATLNMGVGMVAVVDARGVDAVVTVAQGAGIPAWVLGEVSEAADRQVLGRLVAGTKGVDGGAVDIHGSYVTG, via the coding sequence ATGACTGACGACCCCAACCGCTCTGACGGCCCTTACCCGGGTGCCACCTACGCCGCCGCCGGGGTGGACACGGCTGCGGGGGACCAGGCCGTGGCGCTGATGAGAGCCTCGGTGGCTGCGACCATGAACCCTGCTGTTGTCGGTGGCGTGGGTGGCTTCGCCGGGCTGGTGGACGTCACCGACCTGCGTGACTACCGCCGCCCTCTGCTGGCCACCTCCACCGACGGGGTCGGCACCAAGGTCGCCGTGGCCCAGGCCCTGGGCATCCACGACACGATCGGGCAGGACCTAGTAGGCATGGTGGTGGACGACATTGTCGTCGTCGGCGCCCGGCCCCTGCTCATGACCGACTACATTGCCTGCGGCCACGTCGTGCCTGAGCGGGTGGCGGACATCGTGCGCGGTGTCGCCCAGGCCTGCGCCGCTGTGGACACCCCCCTGCTGGGTGGGGAGACTGCGGAGCACCCCGGCCTGATGAGGCCCGACGAGTATGACCTGGCGGGTGCTGCCACCGGGGTGGTGGAGGCCGACCGTCTCCTGGGGGCGGACAGGGTTAGCGCGGGCGACGTGCTGGTGGCCATGGGCTCCTCCGGACTGCACTCCAACGGGTACTCCCTGGTGCGCCACGTGGTCGCCCGGGCAGGCTGGGGCCTGGAGCGTCACGTCCCCGAGCTGGGGCGGACCCTGGGTGAGGAGCTGCTGGAGCCTACCCGCCTGTACGCGCGTGTCTGCCTGGCCATGTTGGACACCTTGTCCTCAGCGGCGGCGCCCCCGACCATCCACGCCCTCAGCCACGTCACCGGGGGCGGGCTGGCGGCCAACCTTGCTCGTGTGCTGCCCCCGGGGCTCGTGGCACAGGTGGACCGCAGCTCCTGGCTGCTCCCGCCGGTCTTTAGCGTGGTGCGTTCCCTGGGGCAGGTGCCCTGGGAGGACCTGGAGGCGACGCTCAACATGGGGGTGGGAATGGTGGCTGTCGTCGATGCGCGAGGAGTCGACGCAGTGGTGACCGTGGCCCAGGGGGCGGGTATCCCGGCCTGGGTCCTGGGGGAGGT
- the purF gene encoding amidophosphoribosyltransferase: MDSPPAEECGVFGVWAPGEEVSRLTYFGLYALQHRGQEAAGIATSNGSQILVYKDLGLVSQVFDDLALTNLSGHIAVGHVRYATTGATTWENAQPMLGPASGSTLALAHNGNLTNTRELVEAVHATSGEDLTGELGRGSSTDTAVIAALMNLVGERGALEGWDSAADVVVSGVTDEEELTQAYSAPAPLTLHQAARRVLPMLRGAFSLVFMDERTLYAARDPQGIRPLVLGRLERGWTVASETAALDIVGATFVREVEPGELLEIDDEGVRSTRFAAARRAGCVFEYVYLARPDTRIAGRSVNAARNAMGAALAREHPVEADLIIATPESGTPAAIGYAQASGIPYGQGLVKNAYVGRTFIQPTQTLRQLGIRLKLNPLREVIEGRRLVVVDDSIVRGNTQRALVRMLREAGAAEVHVRISSPPVLWPCFYGIDFATRAELIAAGMSVDQICHSIGADTLGFLSVNGMVEATGQQRDSLCIACFTGDYPVPPPVAGASVATIPVSPVPAVYRRRPQGRTGRGREDHDRARSQDGLVEAAVPAAPQGVTRPDLRLGSPPGSGS, translated from the coding sequence CTACCTCCAACGGCTCCCAGATCCTGGTCTACAAGGACCTGGGCCTGGTCTCCCAGGTCTTTGACGACCTGGCCCTGACTAACCTCAGCGGGCACATAGCGGTGGGCCACGTACGCTACGCCACCACGGGGGCCACCACCTGGGAGAACGCCCAGCCGATGCTGGGGCCGGCCTCAGGCTCCACGCTCGCCCTGGCCCACAACGGCAACCTCACCAACACCCGCGAGCTTGTGGAGGCCGTCCACGCCACCAGCGGGGAGGACCTCACCGGCGAGCTCGGCCGTGGCTCCTCCACAGACACCGCGGTGATCGCTGCCCTGATGAACCTCGTGGGCGAGCGAGGCGCCCTGGAGGGCTGGGACAGCGCTGCCGACGTCGTCGTCTCCGGCGTCACCGATGAGGAGGAGCTGACCCAGGCCTACTCCGCGCCCGCCCCGCTCACGCTGCACCAGGCGGCACGCCGGGTCCTGCCCATGCTGCGTGGGGCCTTCTCCCTGGTCTTTATGGACGAGCGTACCCTCTACGCCGCCCGCGACCCCCAGGGGATCCGGCCGCTGGTGCTCGGCCGCCTGGAGCGCGGCTGGACGGTGGCCTCGGAGACTGCCGCCCTGGACATCGTGGGGGCCACCTTTGTGCGCGAGGTGGAGCCGGGCGAGCTGCTTGAGATCGACGACGAGGGCGTGCGCTCCACCCGTTTCGCCGCTGCGAGGCGGGCCGGCTGCGTCTTCGAGTACGTCTACCTGGCCCGCCCCGACACCCGTATCGCGGGCCGCAGCGTCAACGCCGCCCGCAATGCCATGGGGGCTGCCCTGGCCCGGGAGCACCCGGTGGAGGCGGACCTCATTATCGCCACCCCCGAGTCCGGGACACCTGCGGCCATCGGCTACGCCCAGGCCTCAGGGATTCCCTACGGGCAGGGGCTGGTCAAGAACGCCTACGTGGGGCGTACCTTCATCCAGCCCACCCAGACCCTGCGCCAGCTGGGTATCCGCCTCAAGCTCAACCCCCTGCGTGAGGTCATTGAGGGCAGGCGCCTGGTCGTCGTCGACGACTCGATCGTACGTGGCAACACCCAGCGCGCCCTGGTGCGGATGCTGCGCGAGGCCGGGGCGGCGGAGGTCCACGTACGTATCTCCTCCCCGCCGGTGCTGTGGCCCTGCTTCTACGGCATCGACTTCGCCACCCGGGCCGAGCTCATCGCCGCAGGCATGAGCGTGGACCAGATCTGCCACTCCATCGGCGCCGACACCCTGGGGTTCCTGTCCGTGAACGGGATGGTGGAGGCCACGGGCCAGCAGCGTGACAGCCTGTGCATAGCCTGCTTCACTGGCGACTACCCGGTACCTCCTCCGGTGGCGGGGGCGTCGGTGGCCACGATCCCGGTCAGCCCGGTCCCCGCCGTCTACCGGCGGCGTCCGCAGGGTCGTACGGGCCGTGGTCGTGAGGACCATGACCGTGCGCGCAGCCAGGACGGCCTCGTGGAGGCTGCGGTACCTGCTGCGCCCCAGGGCGTGACCCGTCCTGACCTGAGGTTGGGCAGCCCGCCCGGCTCCGGGTCATGA